A window of Streptomyces sp. SAI-127 contains these coding sequences:
- a CDS encoding MarR family transcriptional regulator, producing the protein MPTPHKTRPDALTMEVVELIGDVVARFYSDYEDAAAEHLLTGAQARLLSLLSLEPLPMRKLAQKLKCEPSNVTGIVDRLEARGLVERRPDPADRRVKVAAATEAGVQVARELREGLRFAREPLAGLSQGERESLRDLLRRMRDA; encoded by the coding sequence ATGCCCACTCCTCACAAGACCCGGCCCGACGCGCTGACCATGGAAGTCGTGGAGCTCATCGGGGACGTGGTGGCCCGCTTCTACTCGGACTACGAGGACGCGGCCGCGGAGCACCTCCTCACCGGGGCGCAGGCGCGGCTTTTGAGTCTGCTGTCCCTCGAGCCGCTGCCCATGCGCAAGCTGGCCCAGAAACTGAAGTGCGAGCCGTCGAACGTCACCGGGATAGTGGACCGTCTTGAGGCACGCGGGCTCGTGGAGCGGCGGCCCGACCCCGCGGACCGGCGCGTCAAGGTGGCGGCGGCGACGGAGGCGGGGGTCCAGGTGGCCCGGGAGCTGCGGGAGGGCCTGCGGTTCGCACGGGAGCCGCTGGCCGGGCTGTCGCAGGGGGAGCGGGAGTCACTGCGGGATCTGTTGCGGCGGATGCGGGACGCGTAG
- a CDS encoding NADP-dependent oxidoreductase, whose translation MINREWHLLSRPVGWPKPEDFALVEAEVPTPGEGQVLVRNKYLSVDPYMRGRMSAAKSYVAPFELGKVMQGGAVGEVVESNAEGIAVGDHVLHFLGWREYAVVRAENAVKVDADAAPLSTYLGVLGMTGLTAYAGLLRTASFKEGDSVFVSGAAGAVGSQVGQIAKLKGASRVIGSAGSDEKVKLLVEEYGFDAAFNYKSGKVGDQLREAAPDGVDVYFDNVGGDHLEAAIGSLNQGGRIAVCGMISVYNNTEAAPGPRNLARLIQTRGRIEGFLVGDHYDLQSEFVSEVGPWVASGQLKYRETVVEGIENNLEAFLGVLRGDNTGKMIVKL comes from the coding sequence ATGATCAACCGCGAATGGCACCTCCTGTCCCGCCCGGTCGGCTGGCCCAAGCCGGAGGACTTCGCCCTGGTCGAAGCCGAGGTCCCGACCCCCGGTGAGGGCCAGGTGCTGGTCCGGAACAAGTACCTCTCCGTCGACCCGTACATGCGCGGCCGCATGAGCGCCGCGAAGTCGTACGTCGCCCCCTTCGAGCTCGGCAAGGTCATGCAGGGCGGAGCGGTCGGCGAGGTCGTCGAGTCCAACGCCGAGGGCATCGCCGTCGGTGACCACGTCCTGCACTTCCTCGGCTGGCGCGAGTACGCGGTCGTACGCGCCGAGAACGCCGTCAAGGTGGACGCGGACGCCGCGCCCCTTTCGACGTACCTCGGCGTCCTCGGCATGACCGGCCTCACCGCCTACGCCGGCCTCCTGCGCACCGCCTCCTTCAAGGAGGGTGACTCGGTCTTCGTCTCCGGCGCCGCGGGTGCCGTCGGCAGCCAGGTCGGCCAGATCGCCAAGCTCAAGGGTGCCTCCCGGGTCATCGGCTCCGCCGGCTCGGACGAGAAGGTCAAGCTGCTCGTCGAGGAGTACGGCTTCGACGCGGCCTTCAACTACAAGAGCGGCAAGGTCGGCGACCAGCTGCGCGAGGCGGCCCCGGACGGCGTCGACGTCTACTTCGACAACGTCGGCGGTGACCACCTGGAGGCCGCCATCGGGTCCCTCAATCAGGGTGGCCGGATCGCGGTCTGCGGCATGATCTCCGTCTACAACAACACCGAGGCCGCTCCCGGCCCGCGCAACCTCGCCCGGCTGATCCAGACCCGCGGCCGCATCGAGGGCTTCCTGGTCGGCGACCACTACGACCTCCAGTCGGAGTTCGTCTCCGAGGTCGGCCCGTGGGTGGCGTCCGGGCAGCTCAAGTACCGCGAGACGGTCGTCGAGGGCATCGAGAACAACCTGGAGGCGTTCCTCGGGGTCCTGCGCGGCGACAACACCGGAAAGATGATCGTCAAGCTGTAG
- a CDS encoding organic hydroperoxide resistance protein — MSIQQTDVLYTAVATAENGRDGRVATDDGRLDVVVDPPKEMGGSGSGTNPEQLFAAGYSACFQGALGVVARQEKADISGSTVTAKVGIGKNTDGFGLIVEISATLPNLDAATARALLEKAHQVCPYSKATRGNISVTLT; from the coding sequence ATGTCCATCCAGCAGACCGATGTCCTCTACACGGCCGTCGCCACCGCCGAGAACGGCCGCGACGGCCGTGTCGCCACCGACGACGGCAGGCTCGACGTGGTCGTCGACCCGCCCAAAGAGATGGGCGGCAGCGGCAGCGGCACCAACCCGGAGCAGCTCTTCGCCGCCGGGTACAGCGCCTGCTTCCAGGGCGCCCTCGGCGTCGTCGCCCGCCAGGAGAAGGCCGACATCTCCGGCTCGACGGTCACCGCGAAGGTCGGCATCGGCAAGAACACCGACGGCTTCGGGCTGATCGTCGAGATCTCGGCGACCCTCCCGAACCTCGACGCGGCCACGGCCCGGGCCCTCCTTGAGAAGGCCCACCAGGTCTGCCCGTACTCGAAGGCGACCCGCGGGAACATCTCCGTGACGCTCACCTGA